A stretch of Limanda limanda chromosome 7, fLimLim1.1, whole genome shotgun sequence DNA encodes these proteins:
- the pym1 gene encoding partner of Y14 and mago isoform X1 encodes MATPYATDDSGEDAACAGKFIVSTQRPDGTWRKPRRVRDGYVPQEEVPVYENKYVKFFKGKPDLPPGMSPSEADPQNQQKIPGCADGDGANLSKTAKRNMKRKEKRKQQQPDGDVDVESVSNAVENVSISDGGKSSNKAAPAASASPADDSSAAEKVKKIKNLKKKLRQGEDLQQKVDSGEIEQPTKDQLEKLARLEALREELVQLERDS; translated from the exons ATGGCAACTCCGTACGCGACGGACGATTCCGGTGAGGACGCTGCATGTGCCG GGAAATTTATAGTTTCCACTCAGAGACCTGATGGAACTTGGAGGAAGCCGAGGCGGGTGAGGGACGGTTATGTTCCCCAGGAGGAAGTACCAGT CTACGAAAACAAGTATGTGAAGTTTTTCAAGGGCAAACCGGACCTGCCGCCCGGAATGAGCCCGTCCGAGGCGGATCCACAGAACCAGCAGAAGATCCCCGGCTGTGCAGACGGCGACGGAGCCAACCTCTCAAAGACGGCCAAACGCAACATGAAGCGCAAGGAGAAAcggaaacagcagcagccggaCGGAGACGTGGACGTGGAGTCTGTGAGCAACGCTGTGGAGAACGTGTCCATCTCAGACGGCGGCAAGTCTTCAAACAAGGCGGCGCCGGCAGCTTCGGCCTCACCTGCCGACGATTCTTCAGCAGCAGAAAAGGTCAAGAAGATCAAAaacctgaagaagaagctgcgTCAGGGCGAGGACCTGCAACAGAAAGTGGACTCGGGGGAAATAGAGCAACCGACAAAGGATCAGTTGGAAAAGCTGGCTCGGCTGGAGGCCTTACGGGAGGAGCTAGTGCAGCTGGAGCGGGATTCCTGA
- the pym1 gene encoding partner of Y14 and mago isoform X2 yields MATPYATDDSGKFIVSTQRPDGTWRKPRRVRDGYVPQEEVPVYENKYVKFFKGKPDLPPGMSPSEADPQNQQKIPGCADGDGANLSKTAKRNMKRKEKRKQQQPDGDVDVESVSNAVENVSISDGGKSSNKAAPAASASPADDSSAAEKVKKIKNLKKKLRQGEDLQQKVDSGEIEQPTKDQLEKLARLEALREELVQLERDS; encoded by the exons ATGGCAACTCCGTACGCGACGGACGATTCCG GGAAATTTATAGTTTCCACTCAGAGACCTGATGGAACTTGGAGGAAGCCGAGGCGGGTGAGGGACGGTTATGTTCCCCAGGAGGAAGTACCAGT CTACGAAAACAAGTATGTGAAGTTTTTCAAGGGCAAACCGGACCTGCCGCCCGGAATGAGCCCGTCCGAGGCGGATCCACAGAACCAGCAGAAGATCCCCGGCTGTGCAGACGGCGACGGAGCCAACCTCTCAAAGACGGCCAAACGCAACATGAAGCGCAAGGAGAAAcggaaacagcagcagccggaCGGAGACGTGGACGTGGAGTCTGTGAGCAACGCTGTGGAGAACGTGTCCATCTCAGACGGCGGCAAGTCTTCAAACAAGGCGGCGCCGGCAGCTTCGGCCTCACCTGCCGACGATTCTTCAGCAGCAGAAAAGGTCAAGAAGATCAAAaacctgaagaagaagctgcgTCAGGGCGAGGACCTGCAACAGAAAGTGGACTCGGGGGAAATAGAGCAACCGACAAAGGATCAGTTGGAAAAGCTGGCTCGGCTGGAGGCCTTACGGGAGGAGCTAGTGCAGCTGGAGCGGGATTCCTGA
- the spats2 gene encoding spermatogenesis-associated serine-rich protein 2 produces the protein MAKKNSQKDTSGVVFDTRSKMVMSQGGTAERMKEKISAVRAVVPNKSNNEIVLVLQHFENCVDKAVQAFIEGSAVEILKEWNVTGKKKPKKKKKPKPQPEALAELAPPEAPPAGEGKDEMNGFHANGSVVDGESLDSLSEQLDSASLDAAELDSEPATSETTGAEAESQDRAQSPVSPQEGRNHPAPRGNKARRRPGPNSHPPTSSSGPITDEPAVKKIASTIDRSVKDLQRCTASLTRYRMVVKDEMDSSIKRMKQTFAELQSCLMDREVTLLSEMDKVKADAMLILNARQKKAEQLRRLTDKSASMSEEQLTELRADIKHFVSERKYDEDLGKAVRFTFDLEPLKTSITGFGSVYHPRTGYSARSRCSSTSSSVASPSLQETPPPPPTQTQSPPSDHRPPPNKQIFQGNRRTFQGQGFQRYNGSSYQERNAARANNRYHSDGAHPSQRTNNSRAPAHPSQSSHNPDRSSHNGLPQRPPRTPCP, from the exons ATGGCAAAGAAAAACAGCCAAAAGG ATACTTCGGGGGTGGTGTTCGACACTCGCTCGAAAATGGTGATGTCCCAGGGAGGCACGGcggagaggatgaaggagaag ATCAGCGCTGTCAGAGCAGTCGTCCCCAACAAGAGCAACAATGAGATCGTTCTGGTGTTGCAGCATTTCGAGAACTGCGTGGACAAAGCTGTTCAGGCTTTCATAGAAG GAAGCGCAGTTGAGATCCTGAAAGAGTGGAATGTCACCGGCAAGAAGAAG cccaagaagaaaaagaagcccAAGCCTCAGCCCGAGGCCCTGGCAGAGCTCGCCCCCCCGGAGGCGCCGCCGGCCGGCGAGGGGAAGGACGAGATGAACGGGTTCCACGCCAACGGATCGGTGGTGGACGGGGAGTCACTGGATTCTCTGAGTGAACAGTTGGACTCGGCCTCCCTCGACGCAGCAGAGCTGGACTCTGAACCCGCCACGTCCGAAACAACTG GTGCAGAAGCAGAAAGTCAAGACAGAGCCCAGAGTCCCGTGTCTCCGCAGGAAGGACGAAATCATCCGGCTCCCAGAGGCAATAAGGCCCGACGCAGGCCCGGCCCAAACTCACACCCCCCCACGTCCTCATCAGGACCCATCACTGATGAACCAGCGGTCAAGAAGATCG cttccaccaTCGACCGCTCTGTGAAGGACCTGCAGCGATGCACCGCCTCCCTGACCCGCTACAGGATGGTGGTCAAGGACGAGATGGACTCGTCGATCAAGAGGATGAAGCAGACGTTTGCCGAGCTCCAGAGCTG tTTAATGGACAGAGAAGTGACTCTGCTCTCAGAAATGgacaaagtgaaagcagatgCCA TGTTGATTCTGAACGCTCGGCAGAAGAAAGCCGAGCAGCTCCGACGGCTGACGGACAAGTCGGCCTCCATGTCCGAGGAGCAGCTGACGGAGCTGCGCGCAGACATCAAG cactTTGTGAGTGAACGTAAATACGATGAGGACCTCGGGAAAGCAGTAAGATTCACGTTCGATCTGGAGCCGCTGAAGACGAGCATCACAGGGTTTGGATCAG TTTATCATCCACGCACAGGTTACTCCGCCCGGTCCCGCTGCAGCTCCACGTCCTCTTCCGTCGCCAGCCCGAGTCTCCAggaaactcctcctcctcctcccacccagacccagagcccccccagtGACCACCGCCCCCCGCCAAACAAACAG ATTTTCCAGGGCAACAGGCGCACGTTCCAGGGCCAAGGGTTCCAGCGGTATAACGGCTCCTCCTACCAGGAGAGGAACGCTGCTCGGGCTAACAACCGTTACCATAGCGATGGCGCTCATCCTTCGCAGCGCACCAACAACTCGAGGGCTCCGGCCCa tccctcccagtcctcccacaACCCAGACCGATCGTCTCACAACGGGCTGCCACAGAGGCCTCCGCGGACGCCCTGCCCTTGA